A genomic region of Colletotrichum destructivum chromosome 1, complete sequence contains the following coding sequences:
- a CDS encoding Putative short-chain dehydrogenase/reductase SDR, NAD(P)-binding domain superfamily, whose product MTYSRVGVVTGANKGIGYAIVRQLALQYPKSHLNNGSFLIYLTARDKSRGEQAVKNIQGDADLKQAKALSAHGGATEIKYHQLDISDTNSISDLSSFLRKEHPDGIDFVVNNAGIAMQGFDSNVVKNTLACNYYGTLEATQAWIPVLKPDGRIVNVASVSGALSQYSPEIKKRFLDAQSVADVTKLMEEFAAAVEKGTHEKDGWPSAAYAVSKAGEIGMTKAIAKELQDKGSKLLVNSCHPGYVVTDMTRGGGTKTPDEGAQTPVHLAIANIGGKTGEYWSDEKVAKW is encoded by the exons ATGACATACTCGCGAGTCGGTGTGGTGACGGGCGCCAACAAAGGCATCGGATACGCGATCG TTCGCCAGCTTGCGCTGCAATACCCCAAATCTCACCTGAACAACGGATCATTCCTCATCTACCTGACGGCTAGAGATAAGTCTCGAGGCGAGCAGGCGGTCAAGAACATTCAAGGCGATGCGGACCTCAAGCAGGCCAAGGCCCTGTCCGCACACGGCGGCGCTACCGAGATCAAGTACCACCAGCTTGATATTTCAGACACCAACAGCATTTCGGACCTCTCCTCGTTCCTGAGGAAGGAACACCCCGATGGCATCGACTTTGTTgtcaacaacgccggcatCGCGATGCAAGGGTTTG ACTCGAACGTGGTGAAGAACACCCTGGCGTGCAACTACTATGGCACCCTCGAAGCGACGCAAGCCTGGATCCCCGTCCTCAAGCCCGACGGCCGCATCGTCAACGTCGCGTCGGTGTCCGGGGCGCTGAGCCAGTACTCGCCCGAGATCAAGAAGCGCTTCCTCGACGCGCAGTCGGTCGCCGACGTCACCAAGCTCATGGAGgagttcgccgccgcggtGGAGAAGGGCACGCACGAGAAGGACGGATGGCCGAGCGCGGCGTACGCCGTctccaaggccggcgagatCGGTATGACGAAGGCGATCGCCAAGGAGTTGCAGGACAAGGGAAGCAAGTTGCTGGTCAACTCGTGTCATCCGGGCTATGTCGTGACTGATATGACTCGCGGAGGGGGGACCAAGACCCCGGACGAAGGTGCGCAGACTCCTGTTCATCTGGCGATTGCGAACATTGGCGGGAAGACGGGGGAGTATTGGTCTGATGAGAAGGTTGCGAAGTGGTAG
- a CDS encoding Putative tetratricopeptide-like helical domain superfamily, nucleoside phosphorylase superfamily, whose amino-acid sequence MDVQRPRFHFAIVCALPLEYDAITLAFDELWSDTMFPQETLPEGYSRFKAGRIGSHNIILLLLAGIKTSGASAAIALRVAHPLIELTVLAGICGGVPSPGTDNEILLGDVIISKNLVQYDLDQQYPHIYSRKATTDDFFGRPNKQIVSLFAIFSTKLGLKGLQTRATEILEKLQKAAIKKRRRDYYVRLADEEDTLYGPENLHKHRHSSDCGCSEATACAGAINASCLELGCDAGRQVLRRRLDSRKRQELASEESITHTPGPWIHIGRMGSSETAIKSGERRDRIAREHGIIAFETGGARIWDEIPCIVVRGVCDYADSHNSKKWQSFAAATAASATKALLEYYTQADRSTTTKPWFVVPFLKNPGFVGRSRTLDRIGKLFRHRQPYREQALKPCSRVVLWGAGGIGKTQIALAYVYWLRHERIFVSVFWVSAGSQEQFRQSYHSIARRCGIHGYDEPNVDVLSLVKAWLERANRHRWLMVVDNADDTKLFSPEKSAEHTQHAASPSDMMKRYLPDCDHGSILFTTRSNQPEIHPIRGTKALQVLGMTEGETLQLIQSITGEKVTAAESAFVSERVGYRPLAIARIAILARRKKIPIGKIIPLLGVSNDREVNVERDHGVSPSTAELEELLKLCREMLGQAHPDTIQSMTELASAYYAQGRYEKQEKITRELLKLRQEIGIAHPDTTQTMTELAAIYYAQWRYKKHEAIETEVLKLRREILDHRQPDEIEETDTSRFSDITQDQERTKIPEVLWVSGRSSIESDGTSGRSSPWSSVRLASTKPSSLENTRNAGNDDVAKQKIESFYRHTDTPYHQNEDEDEIKSMVSGPEDIQSQDGSGSVRWEVRTAAVSYLADLLINDPNLVPLYLDAAKRLQDDRFFRNHERLLKRYYLSLRSQSPNQKQKVAIEFLRPRSHRRLISLSVHEKIVSYDNDSRDKVHATLPEDDKRNLTLERFLNGVEASSNSLPTEKSEMAPDYDEEESSSDEEDRESIKTLVDLQETRSFFISGAPLTHFKAEFRNFLYPIREEIEETPELGNLKPIERSKLMSWRAKLYAWLYDLWSPPKPGYERVRYTCACGDDMFLDARELSPGGMRRFLERLANDGLASLTIAQEDSGHAPNGLSPPPPAHLRPGGSSSSASGQSSDFETSSFRTRSFSSTTNTSWSEEQTSEEEEEPSLQYLLVCINQKSLPVLVHIECSSFENDQYLCQQILEEYQMIRERSTWKTSFLLPLSASTVFNRASEYLAQRIPSWMEWIPRLFQSLSEISLFKMDTGDFVRVNILLSCFQLVPVGEATVPNHIKCAEFPPESEVKAGNYLYEPVPMFDVELASIPLWHLTRPGQHSDKYWITTFPKKLRYPLHREAGVYVKPTIGWGIRVNEAFNLHHFLFLIIVVIVIIGIIMSIYLALTADDSSAFGLAAFLAATSAIYIPYQYFAWKEKLE is encoded by the exons ATGGACGTACAACGACCTCGCTTCCATTTCGCCATTGTCTGTGCGCTACCCCTCGAATATGATGCCATAACCCTGGCCTTCGATGAGCTCTGGTCGGACACCATGTTTCCACAGGAAACACTACCCGAAGGCTACAGCAGATTCAAGGCCGGCCGCATCGGAAGCCACAATATCAtcctgcttctcctcgccggcatAAAGACAAGTGGTGCAAGTGCAGCAATCGCTCTCCGCGTAGCGCATCCCCTGATAGAGCTGACTGTTTTGGCTGGCATTTGCGGCGGGGTGCCCAGCCCAGGGACGGACAATGAGATTTTACTGGGAGACGTGATTATCAGCAAGAACCTTGTTCAATACGACCTTGACCAGCAGTATCCTCACATATATTCTAGGAAAGCAACCACCGATGATTTCTTTGGCCGACCAAACAAACAAATTGTTTCATTATTCGCCATATTCTCAACAAAGCTCGGCCTGAAAGGTCTTCAGACCCGGGCCACTGAGATACTGGAGAAATTACAGAAGGCAGCCATCAAGAAAAGGCGCCGAGACTACTACGTCCGCCTTGCCGATGAAGAGGACACTCTTTATGGGCCAGAAAACTTACACAAACATCGGCATTCCTCAGACTGTGGCTGTAGTGAAGCCACCGCATGCGCCGGAGCAATAAATGCGTCGTGTCTAGAGCTTGGGTGTGACGCCGGGCGCCAGGTCTTGAGAAGACGACTCGATTCAAGGAAAAGGCAAGAACTAGCCAGTGAAGAAAgcatcacacacacaccagGGCCGTGGATACACATCGGCCGTATGGGCTCAAGTGAAACGGCCATTAAATCAGGTGAACGCCGTGACCGGATTGCTAGAGAGCATGGCATTATAGCCTTTGAGACGGGAGGGGCCAGGATATGGGATGAGATTCCCTGCATTGTTGTCAGGGGAGTTTGTGACTACGCCGACAGCCACAACAGCAAGAAGTGGCAAAGCTtcgcagcagcaacagcagcttCCGCGACAAAAGCGCTGCTGGAGTATTACACGCAAGCAGACAGGTCAACGACCACTAAGCCATGGT TCGTCGTTCCGTTTCTCAAGAATCCGGGTTTCGTTGGACGATCTAGAACGCTAGATCGCATCGGCAAACTGTTCAGGCATAGGCAGCCCTACCGAGAACAGGCCTTAAAACCATGCTCACGAGTAGTTCTTTGGGGTGCAGGTGGTATAGG AAAAACGCAGATTGCGCTTGCTTATGTATACTGGCTACGCCATGAACGAATTTTTGTTTCGGTGTTCTGGGTCTCTGCAGGCAGCCAAGAGCAATTCCGCCAGTCATACCACTCCATTGCTCGGAGATGCGGCATACATGGATATGACGAACCCAATGTTGATGTTCTTTCCCTTGTGAAAGCCTGGTTGGAAAGGGCGAACCGGCATCGGTGGCTGATGGTCGTCGACAACGCTGACGACACAAAGCTGTTTTCCCCTGAAAAGAGTGCCGAACATACACAACATGCGGCCAGTCCGAGCGATATGATGAAGCGCTACTTACCCGACTGTGATCACGGATCGATCTTATTTACGACCAGGAGCAACCAGCCAGAAATACATCCGATCAGAGGAACCAAAGCACTTCAAGTTCTTGGGATGACAGAGGGCGAAACACTACAGCTAATTCAAAGTATTACGGGGGAAAAGGTTACGGCTGCGGAAAGCGCGTTCGTCTCTGAACGAGTCGGGTATCGACCACTCGCAATCGCCCGAATCGCCATATTGGCACGCAGGAAGAAGATCCCAATCGGCAAAATTATCCCGCTCCTTGGCGTCAGTAATGATAGAGAGGTGAACGTGGAGAGAGATCATGGCGTTTCGCCTTCCACTGCCGAGTTGGAGGAACTGCTAAAGCTCTGTCGAGAGATGCTTGGTCAAGCCCACCCTGATACTATCCAAAGTATGACTGAACTTGCATCAGCTTACTACGCCCAGGGGAGGTATGAAAAGCAGGAGAAGATCACGAGAGAACTACTGAAGCTACGCCAGGAGATTGGTATAGCCCACCCTGATACTACCCAAACGATGACCGAGCTTGCAGCGATATACTACGCCCAGTGGAGGTACAAAAAGCATGAGGCGATTGAAACAGAAGTACTAAAGCTGCGTCGGGAGATTCTGGACCATAGGCAACCTGACGAAATCGAAGAGACTGACACCTCGAGGTTCAGTGACATCACCCAAGATCAAGAACGAACAAAAATTCCAGAAGTATTATGGGTCTCCGGAAGGTCCAGTATCGAAAGTGACGGCACCTCCGGTCGATCTAGTCCATGGTCAAGCGTGAGGCTTGCATCGACAAAGCCATCCTCATTGGAGAACACAAGAAATGCTGGCAATGATGATGTCGCCAAGCAAAAGATTGAGAGCTTCTAcagacacacagacacacctTATCATCAaaacgaggacgaggatgaaaTCAAGTCGATGGTCTCCGGGCCTGAAGACATCCAATCACAGGATGGTTCAGGGTCAGTTCGGTGGGAAGTCCGGACAGCCGCGGTCAGCTACCTGGCGGACCTTCTGATCAATGACCCGAATCTGGTTCCTCTGTACCTGGACGCGGCTAAGCGCCTACAAGATGACCGGTTCTTCCGAAATCACGAACGCCTACTTAAGAGATATTACTTGTCGTTGCGCTCACAATCGCCGAACCAGAAACAGAAGGTGGCCATCGAGTTTCTCAGACCACGGAGTCACAGAAGGCTCATCTCGTTGAGTGTCCACGAGAAAATTGTCTCGTACGACAATGACAGTAGAGACAAGGTTCACGCCACTCTCCCCGAAGATGACAAGCGGAACTTGACTTTGGAACGTTTCCTCAATGGGGTTGAAGCCTCCTCAAACAGCCTTCCGACAGAAAAGTCAGAAATGGCGCCGGATTACGACGAAGAGGAAAGCTCCTCAGATGAAGAAGACCGCGAGAGCATCAAAACGCTGGTGGATCTCCAAGAGACCAGGAGCTTTTTTATCTCTGGAGCACCGCTGACCCACTTCAAAGCTGAATTCCGCAATTTTCTCTATCCGATCCGTGAGGAAATAGAGGAGACACCAGAGCTGGGAAACTTGAAGCCGATTGAAAGGTCCAAACTGATGAGCTGGAGAGCGAAGCTATATGCTTGGCTCTATGACTTGTGGTCTCCACCGAAACCTGGCTACGAAAGAGTTAGGTACACCTGT GCTTGTGGCGATGACATGTTTCTAGATGCTAGGGAGCTGTCTCCAGGCGGGATGAGGCGGTTTCTAGAACGATTGGCCAACGATGGTCTCGCCAGTCTCACAATCGCTCAAGAAGACTCAGGCCATGCTCCAAATGGCCTCTctccgccaccgccagcACACCTACGTCCTGGGGGAAGCTCATCCAGCGCGTCCGGCCAGAGTTCCGACTTCGAAACATCTTCATTTAGAACAAGAtcgttctcgtcgacgacaaaTACGTCGTGGTCCGAGGAACAGACatcggaagaggaggaagaaccTAGTCTGCAGTATCTTTTGGTGTGTATCAACCAGAAGAGCCTTCCGGTACTGGTGCACATTGAGTGCAGCTCCTTCGAAAATGACCAGTATCTTTGTCAGCAAATATTGGAGGAATATCAAATGATAAGGGAGCGTTCGACCTGGAAGacttccttccttcttcctttGTCAGCCTCAACCGTCTTCAACCGTGCATCCGAGTATCTGGCGCAGAGGATACCAAGCTGGATGGAATGGATACCTCGACTGTTTCAGTCTCTCTCCGAAATCAGCCTTTTCAAAATGGACACGGGGGATTTCGTACGGGTGAACATTCTCCTCTCCTGT TTTCAACTCGTCCCAGTCGGAGAAGCCACCGTGCCAAACCATATCAAGTGCGCCGAGTTCCCTCCGGAGTCCGAAGTGAAGGCGGGAAACTATTTATACGAACCGGTACCAATGTTCGACGTCGAACTGGCGTCAATCCCGCTGTGGCACCTCACACGACCAGGCCAACACAGCGACAAGTACTGGATCACGACGTTCCCGAAGAAGCTTCGCTATCCACTGCACCGCGAGGCCGGGGTCTACGTGAAGCCAACCATCGGATGGGGCATACGGGTCAATGAGGCCTTCAACTTGCACCACTTCCTATTCCTCATTATTGTGGTGATTGTAATCATTGGCATAATCATGAGCATCTATttggcgttgacggcggaTGATTCTTCTGCCTTTGGATTGGCGGCGTTCCTTGCAGCAACTTCTGCGATTTATATCCCTTACCAATATTTTGCTTGGAAGGAGAAGCTTGAATAG